One Glycine max cultivar Williams 82 chromosome 4, Glycine_max_v4.0, whole genome shotgun sequence DNA segment encodes these proteins:
- the LOC100795667 gene encoding protein MICRORCHIDIA 6 — MGPTEVVYLSSDDESEKEVAFKAVKLEEDFVLDAKQYNETNKGQLAKHKRSQSHTTGQDSEENLSSNGPSTGHSNSSVLEQGPSPVDDTGISYASSIGVAPLCRQFWKAGNYDDGLGSKVTVQNAKNYLHVHPMFLHSNATSHKWAFGAIAELLDNAVDEIQNGATFVIVDKTSNPRDGNPALLIQDDGGGMDPDAMRRCMSFGFSDKKSQFAIGRYGNGFKTSSMRLGADVIVFSCHLNNRILTQSIGLLSYTYLIKTQLDRIVVPMVNYEFDTSTGSLKILNGNEHFVSNLSLLLRWSPYSSEADLLKQFDDIGSHGTKVIIYNLWCNDDANLELDFDTDPTDIRIAGDVKQIDTLKAWKSVNEEHIANRLRYSLHVYMSILYLKIPESFQMILRGQVVKPHNIADDLKFPQFVKYAPVIGGSVKGTALTVTTIGFLKEAPQVNIHGFNVYHKNRLILPFWQVVSYLDSRGRGVVGILQADFIEPTHNKQDFERTSLFQKLEGRLKEMTWEYWDTHCTLFGYKDKDKKKLPPRVTSMQKPLAIEKPVMLNRSCSPVVNTKIEYGNSEQCSTKLQIRSEQGSHNKRKTHELVDLQNTEKHARTENVTCVGFSQNKQIIATPADQVFDRKTMHLVQQNKKLHAKCLEFEKTGEELNLKVTMLKSEIQEAQDEYKRLLAEVKSLDLKEE; from the exons ATGGGCCCTACAGAAGTTGTGTATTTATCTAGTGATGATGAAAGTGAAAAGGAAGTTGCTTTCAAAGCTGTTAAGTTGGAGGAAGATTTTGTTTTGGATGCAAAACAATATAATGAGACTAACAAAGGTCAACTAGCCAAGCACAAGAGATCTCAAAGTCATACTACTGGACAAGATTCTGAAGAAAATTTAAGTTCTAATGGTCCAAGTACAGGTCATAGTAACTCCAGTGTGTTGGAGCAGGGACCGTCGCCTGTTGATGACACAGGCATTTCTTATGCATCATCCATTGGTGTAGCACCCCTGTGTAGGCAGTTTTGGAAAGCTGGAAACTATGATGATGGACTTGGTTCTAAAGTCACCGTCCAAA ATGCCAAAAATTATCTACATGTGCACCCCATGTTCCTTCACTCAAATGCAACTTCGCATAAGTGGGCATTTGGTG CCATAGCAGAGCTTCTTGATAATGCAGTTGATGAG ATCCAAAATGGGGCTACCTTTGTCATTGTAGATAAAACTTCAAATCCAAGGGATGGAAATCCAGCATTGTTGATTCAAG ATGATGGTGGTGGAATGGATCCGGATGCAATGCGTCGTTGCATGAGTTTTGGATTTTCAGATAAGAAGTCACAGTTTGCTATTGGACGGT ATGGAAATGGCTTCAAGACCAGTAGTATGAGGCTTGGTGCAGATGTCATAGTCTTCAGTTGCCATCTAAATAATAG GATTTTGACTCAAAGCATTGGACTTCTGTCATATACATATTTGATAAAAACACAGCTTGACAGAATAGTAGTACCCATG GTGAATTATGAGTTTGATACATCAACTGGatcattgaaaatattaaatggcAATGAGCATTTTGTGTCTAATTTATCCTTGCTGTTGCGTTGGTCACCATATTCATCAGAAGCAGATCTTCTGAAACAA TTTGATGACATTGGATCTCATGGTACTAAAGTTATTATCTATAATTTGTGGTGCAATGATGATGCAAATTTGGAGCTAGACTTTGATACAGATCCTACG GATATTCGTATTGCTGGGGATGTCAAGCAGATTGATACACTTAAAGCCTGGAAAAGTGTAAATGAGGAGCACATTGCTAATCGGCTTCGTTACTCTTTACAT GTATATATGTCCATATTATACTTGAAGATACCagaaagttttcaaatgatatTGCGAGGGCAAGTTGTGAAGCCACACAACATTGCTGATGATCTTAAGTTCCCTCAATTTGTTAAATATGCACCAGTAATTGGTGGATCCGTAAAG GGAACAGCTTTGACAGTCACAACAATTGGATTTCTTAAGGAAGCTCCTCAAGTCAATATCCATGGTTTCAATGTATATCACAAAAATCGGCTTATACTG CCATTTTGGCAGGTTGTAAGCTATTTGGACAGTAGGGGAAGAGGAGTTGTTG GAATCCTGCAAGCAGATTTTATTGAGCCAACTCATAACAAACAAGATTTTGAGAGAACTTCCCTGTTTCAAAAGCTTGAAGGGCGATTGAAGGAGATGACATGGGAATACTG gGACACACATTGTACATTGTTTGGGTATAAGGATAAGGACAAGAAGAAGCTTCCACCGAGGGTTACGTCAATGCAGAAACCACTTGCTATAGAAAAACCGGTCATGCTGAACAGAAGTTGCTCCCCTGTTGTCAATACAAAAATAGAATATGGGAATTCTGAACAGTGTTCCACAAAACTGCAAATAAGATCCGAACAAG GTTCTCATAATAAGAGGAAGACACATGAACTGGTAGACCTTCAGAATACGGAAAAACATGCAAGGACAGAGAATGTAACCTGTGTTGGTTTCAGTCAGAATAAACAG ATCATTGCTACTCCAGCTGACCAGGTGTTCGACCGAAAGACTATGCACTTGGTgcaacaaaacaagaaactgCATGCAAA ATGTTTAGAATTTGAAAAGACAGGAGAAGAACTTAATCTCAAG GTGACGATGCTTAAAAGTGAAATACAAGAAGCTCAAGATGAGTATAAACGGCTTTTGGCTGAAGTGAAGTCCCTAGACCTGAAAGAAGAGTAG